From the genome of Henningerozyma blattae CBS 6284 chromosome 8, complete genome:
aTTATTGTAAACTACAAATAGAACGTTTATTGTTtccaataaaaataaattatataagcTTATTTTTAGCAATAAAGATTTATAACAATAGGCGTTGAATAAACTATACCAATTTCGAAAGTATACCAACAACAATCTTCGTATCTTTTCTGTAGTTTGACGTAGGATTAAGTCATGGTATAAACTTATCGGATCAACCATTTATAGAGGAAATATACAAGACgttacaaatattaaaaattcttataCAACTATTTTATATAAGAAACAAATTGTAAGAAAATCAAACTtatgaataatttcaaGCAGAAGAGACCTCATAGTCCAGATTCTTTAACTATTCGGAATTATAAGAGGCAAAGGTTGCTACTAGATTTTCAGAGTCTGTCCATTACAAATGGTACTAACGATCAGCATCAAAGGAACGTTAACAAATATCCAGCAACCAAGGATTCTAAAGTTATTAATCTGAATTTGTCAAATGAATTGAACTTAACGATCCCTACTAAGTTTATGAATACCCTTGATAAGTCTACCGATAATAAAGTAATTTATGAAAATTGGAAATCTTACCTTTACAAGAAgaatttacaattaataCAATGGGTTGATATGAAACTAGTGATTTATACGATTTGGTTTAATTGGTTTTCTAATCTTAATGACCATaccaatttaaatataaatgcTGATATGGATATGGACGatgaatattataatgGTGAGATAGATGAGGATGGTGATATAGATATGGATATGGAATAGTCACATATCctttaatgaatattaaCGATTTTTAATGATACTTTTTAAATGcttaatttataaatggcttgctttttcttttttctttgtttctttttattttccttttcgCCCCCcttgataaatatatatacgaATATACAGGTGTTAGTCATCTATCATTGATGACTGGCCAAGTATATTCACATCATAATGGGTTTGACGTAATATCTGTTACcctatatataatttataaaatatataacaataattagtattctttaaatgaattCCTATATTAGTAATGGTATGCCAGCTTAACTAAGGCCAAACATAGATAGGTGTAACCAgtattctaataataataatagtaataataatatataatagttTGAATCAATATGGccatattgaaaaattagtaAATGTCCTTTATTTGTGGTGAAATTATGAGTGAGATCGGGTATGATATTTGAAGAGATATTCAAAAGATgcagaaaagaaaattaagaTTATAGGGGGTGTGTGATTACCTATGCGTCATAAACATTTATTTTGGCTTTCGTGTGAATCAATTCTGCCACCTGTGTATCTGAACGAATCTCTTCACCGTCGCcattattctttttaaagaataatttaaaatcttttgtGTCTATACGAGGCCCGATCTTGCTACGCAAATCTAACAACGTTATATTGCTGTTCAATAGTAGGGCAAATATATCATCTTTATAgtaaaatttgattttaattgatttcaAACCCGGAGGTAATGAACTTGGAGGTCTTGATAATGGCATAGTATGTTGGAGTTGCTGATGTGTTGGTGAAGGCTGTTGATTAGAAGTACTCAATGATATATTAGCTAActtttcatatatttttaaatcttcacCAGTTAAAGTATTATCTTGTTCACTACTGGAATGCCCATTTGAACTTCTGTTATTGTTAACAATAGCAGTATTATCCTCTATTTCCATAGAATCAATACCTTTTGAATGTGCATTGCTACTACTACGGCCACCCCTATTACCAATTTCAATGCTAATAGCATGATCATCTGaatcaaattcattatcaaatcCATTATCAAGGATACagaataatgatttaaCCATATCGGAGTGTGAGATATAATCTGGTAATTGaatcaattcttttaaatatttatctaaATCTTCACGTCGTTTCATACTAATAGAATCGGTGACATATGGAACAGGACCTGGAATATAAGGAAGTATACGTTTGATCCAATTGCCATTGGAGTCTCTTAATTTACCAGCTTCTGCTGGAAACGTGTCAAGAAGTTTAACTTGTAAATCGTAAAAATCTTGATAATATCTTTTCAACTCACGAACTTTACCTGTAGAGATTTGACATCTCACAGTGAACCAATATTTATCATCTTCTAATGCAAATGTCACTACTGCAGCTTTTATGACAAAAGCACCATCCATATCGTTTGGTAATGACATACTATGatgagaattattattattattataattgcTACCATTAGAGAATGAGTTTGTAGGGTTATCTAAGGATCCTAATGAGATATTACTTGCCTTATATTTACTTACATTCATTTTCCATTCTTGAACTGTAGGTAAATtacaattcaaaatatcttcCTTTACATCCGAACCTGTAGCATAACCCGTGGATATATCCACAATACTAACAAAATCCACAGGAACTAAACCAGGGCCACCTAATCTACCAATTGGTTTAGCAATGAACCATTCATAATTATGATGTGCACAAATGAATAGATTTTCTCCTGCAAATACAGTCAATTCATCTGATTTTTCAGCTTGGAAATCATACAATACAATGGCATACATGTTTCCGCTCTTGATAGATTCATTAGGTGTAGTACGTCCAGTGTCCACACTACTAACTGTGGAGCCTGGTCTTGTTCtattaaatgattcaaaaaaaCTTTTACGCACTTTACCAGTCTTCCCAGTTGATGGGTTGGTAGCACCATAGTAGGTACTGTCTTCTTCAATCACGTAGAAGAACTCACCTTTGAGAAATGATAATTCGGAACTGTTATTGGAATCATAGGACCTGATAGCTTTAATAACTTTTTCTGGAGACATGATATCTCTAGAGCTACGACTAGATCTTGTGGTCATGCTAGCAGTCGTATTCAAGTTACTTCCACTGCCAAAGGAAGCAGAGGCCTGCCTTATGGGTACTGTTTTCACGTGTTTGATAACGTTACTCATGTCTTGTGTGGGGGACGAAATATCTGCTGAAGTAATTCTGCTTCTAGAGCCTTGACTATCATGTCTGGCAATCTTCAAACCTTTCAACATGACAGCACGATCTCTGatttgttttatatttgtgATAGCTTGAACCTGGTTTAGTTATGGTTTGGTAGGGTTGTTTTAAAGCTTCTTGTGAAACTGCAGAAACGAACTGTGATATATGAAGAAGTAAAATTAAGCCAAAACAATTACCAAACGCCAACCTTAAACCTAAGACAACGCGTCAGTATTTGTTTCTCATAAGACCTAATACTTGATATATACAAATGGAGCGTCCTTGGCATCCAATTCTAGCAAAGTTCTGCAAAATGGATCTATCATAGATATTATAGAATCTATCTAGTCTGACTGTTCACCTGTTCTGCCAAATTTCAGCCTGAAACAGGTTAGCTCCGTTACGCGTCGTCTAGAGCAGGAAAGTGAGctgtgaaaaaaaaaaattaaaaaaaaaaaatgaatcgcgaaaaaattaatcacGAAAATTGAGGAATTTCAAGCCAATTAggtaaaattgaaatttgtaAGAATAATGGTGCAATAATTTGCCAAGTATGGAAATCAAATGCATTAAGATGGATCGATGAGCAAGTGAACGATGAGGTCATcgattgatttattaatgcTTTTTATCGTAATATAGCAAATATACCGATTTTTGTTCATCCAGAACGGAACGTAAGGGACATTCCTTAGTACGGGAATCACATATCCACCAGAATGGATACCTTTTAACAGTAGGAGTTCTTTTGAAGGTGATTGTTTCCTTGTTGGTTTTGGAGATATTCCTGCCTGTTCCAGGAGAAGGTTCTAGTGTCAAATCTATTGGTTCAAAGCGCTTCGAAAACAATTTCCTTCTGTAGCATTGATAATGTCCCATGGAATGTGATCCTGAATGCTTAATTGCGGAAGACAAAGTATATTGAATGTTGTTTCTCATTACTGAGACTCCATCCATTACCAGTTGATGTTCTAGCAACAACTTTTCATCATATGCAATTTTACAAGCGTTTCTGGTATATGACATACCATTAAACATTGATCTAGTTAAAtggattaataatatatctgGCACTTCAACAAATACTGTCTTTTTCACAATGGTActtttgatatttcttGTTATAACACCATCGTGGCTGTATGAGTCTacaaatgaatttaatgGTTCATCTAACTCTGTGTTGATCTTCAATTCAGGAAAAATCTCTTTTAATGACTTTATTAAAGAACGAGTATTTGGGTTATGAGTTCCTGTGCCACCAAGAATTGCTGAGACTTTACACACTGTACAAGAAAATCCTTCAATAACATCTGAATTTGAACCagaaattaattcatctaaGGAAATCGAGGGTTGGGCTGGTAGGTTTAAcgttaaaatatcaaaatcaaacaTTTTTACCTCGGAGTTTCTACCACATTTCAAACATGTCAATTCATGACAATATTTACCTTCAAAGGGATAAGTAGGAATGTCTAAgttatttgtaataaaattcatCAATCGAATTAGTTCTTGATATTCGTTATGTAAtacttctaataataattgagtGAATTCTTGTGCATCATTTTGTCTACGTGACATTTTTTGCTTGAAAATGCTTTCCATAGTTACAATGATCTTATCTGATGATTCAACAGTATTTAAAAACGTTGGGGCTTGTAAATCGTAAATAAATTCTGCCATTACTTGATGTAAAGGTAAAGCATACCTGTTACCTTCTTGCTTGGGATTTtcattcaaaaattttagaCATCGAAGAACAGAGTTTAGATAATGGTTAAATCTTTGTGAACCAGCAAGACCTTGtaaagatgaattaataaagCAATCGTTTCCTTTGTTTATTAAGCCTGTGGTGTATTTGTCATATCTTAGAGATGCCTTGTTCCCAGATGATCTAAATAATACTCGAAAAATATCCGGACCCAAAACATACGATATTAAGCAAGTAACTAATCCTAAAGAACCATATTTAATAAGTTTATTTTCAGTTTGG
Proteins encoded in this window:
- the TBLA0H03580 gene encoding uncharacterized protein (similar to Saccharomyces cerevisiae YPL071C; ancestral locus Anc_8.538), with the protein product MNNFKQKRPHSPDSLTIRNYKRQRLLLDFQSLSITNGTNDQHQRNVNKYPATKDSKVINLNLSNELNLTIPTKFMNTLDKSTDNKVIYENWKSYLYKKNLQLIQWVDMKLVIYTIWFNWFSNLNDHTNLNINADMDMDDEYYNGEIDEDGDIDMDME
- the BEM1 gene encoding phosphatidylinositol-3-phosphate-binding protein BEM1 (similar to Saccharomyces cerevisiae BEM1 (YBR200W); ancestral locus Anc_8.539) — its product is MLKGLKIARHDSQGSRSRITSADISSPTQDMSNVIKHVKTVPIRQASASFGSGSNLNTTASMTTRSSRSSRDIMSPEKVIKAIRSYDSNNSSELSFLKGEFFYVIEEDSTYYGATNPSTGKTGKVRKSFFESFNRTRPGSTVSSVDTGRTTPNESIKSGNMYAIVLYDFQAEKSDELTVFAGENLFICAHHNYEWFIAKPIGRLGGPGLVPVDFVSIVDISTGYATGSDVKEDILNCNLPTVQEWKMNVSKYKASNISLGSLDNPTNSFSNGSNYNNNNNSHHSMSLPNDMDGAFVIKAAVVTFALEDDKYWFTVRCQISTGKVRELKRYYQDFYDLQVKLLDTFPAEAGKLRDSNGNWIKRILPYIPGPVPYVTDSISMKRREDLDKYLKELIQLPDYISHSDMVKSLFCILDNGFDNEFDSDDHAISIEIGNRGGRSSSNAHSKGIDSMEIEDNTAIVNNNRSSNGHSSSEQDNTLTGEDLKIYEKLANISLSTSNQQPSPTHQQLQHTMPLSRPPSSLPPGLKSIKIKFYYKDDIFALLLNSNITLLDLRSKIGPRIDTKDFKLFFKKNNGDGEEIRSDTQVAELIHTKAKINVYDA
- the UBP16 gene encoding putative ubiquitin-specific protease UBP16 (similar to Saccharomyces cerevisiae UBP16 (YPL072W); ancestral locus Anc_8.540) — protein: MSLVNTVMHSFKNHSLFRQIFQTENKLIKYGSLGLVTCLISYVLGPDIFRVLFRSSGNKASLRYDKYTTGLINKGNDCFINSSLQGLAGSQRFNHYLNSVLRCLKFLNENPKQEGNRYALPLHQVMAEFIYDLQAPTFLNTVESSDKIIVTMESIFKQKMSRRQNDAQEFTQLLLEVLHNEYQELIRLMNFITNNLDIPTYPFEGKYCHELTCLKCGRNSEVKMFDFDILTLNLPAQPSISLDELISGSNSDVIEGFSCTVCKVSAILGGTGTHNPNTRSLIKSLKEIFPELKINTELDEPLNSFVDSYSHDGVITRNIKSTIVKKTVFVEVPDILLIHLTRSMFNGMSYTRNACKIAYDEKLLLEHQLVMDGVSVMRNNIQYTLSSAIKHSGSHSMGHYQCYRRKLFSKRFEPIDLTLEPSPGTGRNISKTNKETITFKRTPTVKRYPFWWICDSRTKECPLRSVLDEQKSVYLLYYDKKH